CAAGTAGGAGAGAAGGAAGATGAAGAGAAGCAATCATTTCCTGACACAATGACATCCATCGAGGAGACAAAGTCAAGTGTGCAGCCCTTCACACCGCCTGTTGAGAATCCTCCAGCAGAAAGAAGTTGGTATTCAATCAGTCAACGCTGGAAGGAACGTTTTCAAAAACTTTCTATAATTGATGCTAACCAaacctataaaataaaaaaccttaCTCTTGTACTCAGTGATGAGTTTAAGATCGCTAAAGGAAGTGATGGAACAGAAGTTTTTCTTGGTTTGAAGGATGACAGCACAGAGGTGGCTGTGAAACGAATGATTAGGTCCAATTACCGGTTCCTCAAGAACGAGGTGGAATGTTTACGACTTCCAGAACTTGATGATCCTTCTATTGTGCGCTATATAGACTTTGCAGAAGATGACAACTTTGGATACCTTATTCTTCAGCTTTGTGAGTACACACTTGAAGAATACATCCAAGATCACTTACCAGACCATAGCTCTGTAGTTTTGAAAAAACTTGTGAGGGAAGTGCTCTGCAGTCTACAGGTTCTACACAGCCAATGAACTAAAGTACTTCATCGGGACATCAAACCCCAGAACGTTCTGATCGGTAGGAACTAAACCAGACTCTGAGTTAGCGCAGCATGTACATTTTAGTTGAGCATGTAAACTACCTTCAAAACATTGTGaccattttactgtttttatagACTTTACAGGGAAAGCTAAACTGGCTGATTTTGGCATAAGTCGTAGACTGAAACAGAGTGAAACCACTTTACAAACAAGACCCGCTGGAACTAAATTCTGGAAGGCAAAAGAAGCAATAGATGAGAAGAGCAACAGAGGGTACAAAAGAAGTTCTGACATTCAGGTGAGTTGTCAATAATAAATTAGCTTAACAGGGCCCCCAAAAATATGCCATCATTTATGTACCCTTATGTCAAAACTTgtatatttctctctctctcctctggaAAATATAAGAAGGTTTTCAGAATGGTTTTTGattagtggttttgtgcccagTGGGGTACAGTGTTTAGAATATCTTcttcagaagagctttattgccaagtgtgcttgcacacacaaggaattttctttggtgttggaagcttctagtacagacattcaacacaatgacaatacaatataatacgatttacagtctaaaagattctaaattgtgcatatataaaataaagactattttacagaaaatgggggataataacatataagagacattgtacagggtagtatatagtagaataaacatattgtatgtacacttgtgcaaatggataatttagtaagtagaggtagtgttatatgcatgtatacataagatgtagatataataaggcactatagtgcacactataggagtagtggaagtggaatattgctcttaaggagcagttatctgtttaggagggagattgcctgggggaagaagctgcttctgtgtctggaagtcctggtgtttggtgctctaaagcgccggccagagggcagcagatcaaagagtttgtgtgctgggtgtgtggagtcaatgatgatttttcttgccctgtttttcactctggaatcgtacaggtcctgaagtgtgggcagaggagcaccaataattttctcagcactacgaactgtccgttgtagtcttcgtaggtctgatttggtggccgagccataccaaacagtaattgaagtgcacagaacagattcgatgaccactgagtagaactgggtcagtagctcctgtggtaggttgaacttcctcaattgacggaggaagtataacctctgctgggccttctttacaatggagtctatgtgggactcccacttcaggtcctgagagatggtggagcccaggaacctgaatgactccacagtatccacagtgctgtccaggatggtgaggggaggaagtgatggagggttccttctgaaatccactatcatctccactgtcttgaatgcattcagctctaggttgttttgactacaccaggcagccagctgagcaacctcctttctgtaggcagattcatcaccgtcttgaataaggccaatgactgtggtgtcatctgcaaacttcaggagtttgacagaagggtctgtagaggtgcattcgtttgtgtagagtgaatatagcagtggagaaagaacacatccttgaggagctccggtgctgatggtacatgtgctggatttaaattttcccaacctcactagctgctgcctgttcgacaggaagttaataatccactgacaggtagaggttggcacagaggttcttttgtgttctgcagatgaaagtcagacaggtttggaatgacataagggtgaataaatgatgacagaattttcaattctgggggaactgtccctttgaAATTAAATTTAGTTTGGAAAAGTACCAGTGCAATCTGATCGACATTGTCATTTAATGGTAACGCTGCGACCTGTTTTAAGGTTGCTGGGATGTTAGTGTACTACATTCTCTCCAGCGGGCATCATCCATTTTGTGAAGGTCCATATTGTGAGGTTAACATTCTGGAGGGAAAATACAAACTGGAGCACCTGGATGATGATGTAGCGAAAGATCTTGTGGAGTGGATGATCAATGAAGATCCAGGAAAGAGACCAACTGTGGAGCAGACACTTGCACACCCCTTCTTCTGGAATGATGAAAGGTACTAAAGGATGTCACTGTTGTGTGTGATTCGGCTTCTTGAATTGGATCTTTAAGCTTAAGAATCTGATACTTATAAAATGACTAAGTTATGCATGCTTTGTCAGATAGACAACCGTTTTCACATGTTCTGTAAAGACCTGACCTACGATCTGCCAATCTGCAGGACCATCTAAAGTCATGTAAACCTCAGTCAAGCTAATGTGCTTGTGTTTTAAGGCATTAAAAGGCCTTAGGAAAATTAACTATGGTTTTACAACCAAAGTATTTGCCTACTTAAGTATTTGTAGTAATGTTTCTGAAATCCTCTCAGGAAAGTGGagtatttaaaaacaatggGGAATCAGAAAGAGGCAGAGAATTGTCGTAATGCTGATGAGGAGCTGCTTCGTGCCATTGAAGAATGCACAGAGGGGAAAACCTTTTCTAAATGGAAAACTAAAGTAAGTAACTACACAGTCCATGTTTTGCACAGTATGAAGACTGATCGCCATGTTAAGAATCATCATTGTTCCTGGTTTATACAATAGGGCTGTACAATACAATAACGCTTCATTCTGAATGTTCTGACAAAATTAATTGATTTTCTTTAGTTTCCCCCTGAGCTTATCCAGAAACTGGATGGTAAGAAGAAACCTTATCCTGAGAATACACTGGGCCTACTGCGTTTTATACGCAACCTATACCAGCATTAGTAAGTCACACAAAGCATGAAGTTATTTGCACAAtcattttgtgttgttgtgtgtaacaccctgttttgtttgtatgtttgtttttctctgtaGCCTACAAGACACAGCGAACATCAATATAATGACTTTATTCCCTGATCTCTTTGGGAGTATGTACATGTTTGCCAAAAAGGCAGGATGGCACTCCAGATTTGACTTTTCTTCTCCCAACATTTAATCTGTTCCTGTTATATGATGATACTGCATACATTGTTTCAGGAATTGTTGTATCTACTTGTATTTTTCTCTTTATGAAAGGTTAATGCTTAAATGCTTAAGGTTAGTTCTTAAAGATTTTTCCTCATCTTAGGCACAAGGAATctggggccggattcacaaaatataagatttttcttaaaataaattataggaGGTTTGTAAGAATGTTCCTTCTTATGaagttttcaaatattttctaaattacatatgctttgtaaatcaattttgagaaataaatgttagaaCTGTCTTAAGAAGTTTTTTCAGGAATACAAAAATATTCCTAACTTTTTTTATTCGAATTTAAGAAAGAATATGGCAGTTAAGCGAAATTTTCTTCTTAAGACTGTTTTGTGAATCGAGCCCCAGGACTGTAACCAGCATTTGAGGATAATTATAGGGTGATGgttttttttatccaaagcgcgcgtctgccaaatgccttAATGTGATGGCAGGTGTCATATTCTAAAAAAATGCAATAGCTTTATGATAGCCTATATCAGAAATCTTTGTATTgccataatattaaaatattttttttatacaaaCCAAATACACAAAACCATCAAATATGCGaccgtttttaaaatattaattatagcTGCAGTAGTCATGGGGACAAATGGCACacaaatgttttctgtaaaagaCTACATGAATATTTGTATA
This region of Triplophysa rosa linkage group LG1, Trosa_1v2, whole genome shotgun sequence genomic DNA includes:
- the LOC130556073 gene encoding uncharacterized protein LOC130556073, with amino-acid sequence MLVYYILSSGHHPFCEGPYCEVNILEGKYKLEHLDDDVAKDLVEWMINEDPGKRPTVEQTLAHPFFWNDERKVEYLKTMGNQKEAENCRNADEELLRAIEECTEGKTFSKWKTKFPPELIQKLDGKKKPYPENTLGLLRFIRNLYQHYLQDTANINIMTLFPDLFGSMYMFAKKAGWHSRFDFSSPNI